Sequence from the Candidatus Hydrogenedentota bacterium genome:
GTACAACGACAGTAACTACCTGACACCTGCCCCCTCCCGGGGGGGTGCTTAAGCGGCTTCGTTCGGGGGCGCTTCCCCAGTGCCTCCGGAGATCATGAGTCCTTCCGTGAAGACCTGGTAGGGGGTCCGGCCCTCCATGTTCAGTCCCTGGTGCGGGCGCTTTGTGTTGTAGCGCCCCAGGAACTCATCCAGGTCGACCTGCATCGCTTCGATTGTCTCGTACCAGTTCGTGCGCCCGGCCACCCGCAGGTGCTCATCCAGCAGGGTCCGGTGGAAGCGCTCGATGAAGCCGTTACTCTGCGGCCGCCGCACGCGCGTGGTCCGATGTTCGATCCCTTCGAGTTGC
This genomic interval carries:
- a CDS encoding integrase core domain-containing protein; the protein is ILNESVLPFFEEHEASITTILSDNGREFCGRPDQHPYELFLQLEGIEHRTTRVRRPQSNGFIERFHRTLLDEHLRVAGRTNWYETIEAMQVDLDEFLGRYNTKRPHQGLNMEGRTPYQVFTEGLMISGGTGEAPPNEAA